The following nucleotide sequence is from Natrinema salifodinae.
AACACCAGGCGGACGCCGACTTCGAACGGCTGCTCCGCGCCGGCGACGCCACCGGCATCACCTGCTGTCTGTACACCGACGACGACGAGTTCGACGCCGACACGCTCGCCGACGACCAGGCGAGCGACGATAAGGGACTGGCGTTCGAATTCGACGCTTTCGACGGGGCCTACGGCGCTCACCAGCAGCTCGCCGTTTCGGGTGACGCGGGCGCAACCGCTCGTGCAACTGTTGCCTACGGCAGCGAAGACCAGGTCGACGAGGACCGCCTCGAGTCGGCGCTCGGGACGGAAGCGGACGCGGAGACAGTGGCGATTAGCTCCGCAGATCACAGCGAAGCGACGGTGACCGTCGAGGCCGAGTACGGCGGCGAGTTCGCGCGCGAATAGCTGTACCGCTTCTCGTTCGACCGCTCTACTGCTACTGAGTCTACTGCTACTGGGTCTACTGCTACTGGGTTACCGGCGACGCGTCTCGCTCGCGTGCGGGCTCCGCACGGGACTCGTACTGCCCGGTCGAATTGACGGTTCCGACCCAGCCGCAATCGCCGCAGGCGAACAGCCCCTGGCCGTCGATCAAGGCGCCGCCGCAGTCGGGGCAGGTGTTCGTCGCGGCCGATTCGGCCGCCGCGTCGGCATCGGCGGCGGATCCGAGCGGCGTCGGCACGTCACCGGTTCGGAGCGTGGCGATGGCTTCGTCGGTCGTGTACGTCTCCTCGGTTGCGTCGTCGGTGTGAGGGAAGACGCCGATCAGGTCGTCGTCCGCGTAAAGTTCGAGACATAGCAGCGGCGTCACGAGCCGCGCCCGGGTCTCGCCGGTCACCTGCGAAGTCGTCGAGCGCTCCCGGAACGGCGGGCTGACGCTGACGCCGCGCTCGCCGGCCCACCGCGTGAACCGCTCGTAGTTCTCGAGGACTTCCTGATGGGGGCTGTCGTCGGACAGCGCGACCTCCTTGGGCCAACTCCGGAGCAGCAGGTCGTCGATTGCCCCTTCGGACTCGCAAGCGCGGAGCGTCTCGATCTGCTCGTCGATCGGTTCGAGCAGCAACGGCGCGCGCACGTGACACACCGCGGTCAGCTCCGCCGGGTCCGCGTCGCTCATCTCAGTCATTGATCACATAACAGACCAACGTGTGAACTGATAAAGGTTTTCGACGGCGCAGATATGCGACTCTATCGGGTCGACGTGAGTGTCTACTGCAACCGATAGTTCACAGAACCACCAGAAGAGACGTTATTACGGACGCCCGGAACCAGCCCGGTACGGAAATGCATCCGTGTGAAGAAACCGCCCCTCTCGTTGATTCGACCCGTTATCGGCGGTTCGAACTGTTCTAAGCGAGGCGACAAATCAGCGGGAACGAGCCACCATCGGTCGTCGAGCCCACTCGGGTGGAACCGCTCGCTTCGCTTACGACGTCGCGCTCGATCCCGTCCCGAAGGCCGAACGAAGCAGCGCCCGCAGCGCCTGGCGCTTGATGATGACGAAGCCCGCGAGGATCGTCACCAGGCCGACGAGCGTGAGCGAGTCGACGACGTAGCCCAGCGCGATCCAACTCACGCCCATCGCGACCACCGGTTCGGCGTAGCTGACGAGGTTCACCTGCGTCGCCCCGCTGTGTTCGAGCAGTTCGAAGTAGAGCAGGAACGCGAACACGCCGGAGACGATCGTCAGGTAGCCGTAGGAGAGCAGGGCCGTCCCGGTCAGGTCGATCGCCGCGACCGATTCGCCCCGCAGGAACGCCCAGCCGAGCAACACCGCGCCGCCGACGAGCATCGCCCAGGCCTGGAGCGTCTCGAGGGGGAGGTCAGAGTCGATCGGCCGCGTGAGCACGCTGCCGAGCGCGAACATGATGGCCGAGGCGAATACGAGCACGGCTCCGACGGTGACGTCGCCGCCGAGCGCGTCGGGGGAGGGCTGGACGACGGCGATCACGCCGACCAGGCCGAGCACGAAGCCGGCGACGCCGGCGGGCGCGAGTCGCTCATCCGGGAGGACGACGCCGGCGAACGCCACCGTGAGGATCGGGGCGGTACTGACGAGCGTCGCCGCGACTGCGCCCGGGACGTACAGCTCGCCGAGGTACAGCAGTCCGTGGTAGAGCGCGATGACGAAGACGCCGGCGACGGTGACCGCCAGCCACTCCGACCGGTCGCGCGGCCGCGTACGATCGGTCGCGACGGCCGCGTAGCCGAAGACGATCGCGCCCGCGACCGCGTAGCGGAGGCCGGCGAACAGCAGCGGCGGTACGTGTTCGAGTCCGACCTCGATCGCGACGAACGAGGTCCCCCAACAGAGTGCTAGCATCGAAAAGAGCACCGCTTCGCGGTACCCGTCCGGCACTGAATCGAGTAGAGTCATATTCGATTCGGAAATCGTCCCCGTATTTAGATGCTTCTACAAGCAACTCGGTTCTGCTGGACCAAAAATCATACATATGAATGCATTCCGAATCACCCGCCAGATACGCAAGTCGAGTTGGATGAATCTCCAAGTACATCGGTCGGAAGACACATCTTATCGGCCTCCCAACGTCCGTCCATGGACATCGACGACCGCGACGTGCGCCTGCTAAAGGCGATCGCCGAACTCGAGACGGGGAGCCCCGAACGGCTCCACGACGCGACCGGCATCCCGGTCTCGACGATCCATTACCGGCTCAACAACCTCCGGGAGGAGGGGATCATCGAGAACGACCGCTACGAGATCGACCTCGAGGAACTCGGTCTCGGGGTGACCGTCCTGATCCAGGTTCACGCCGACTATCAGGGTTCCTACGAGGAGTTCGCCGATCGTCTCCTGACCGTCGAGGGCGTCACGAACGTCTACTTCACGATGGGCGAGACCGATTTCATCGTCATCGCGCGGTTGAGCGACAGCGGGATGGTCGAGCGCCTGATCGCCGAGTTCGAGCAGATCGAGGGCGTCGACCGGACCGACTCGACGTTCGTTATCTCGGCGATCGAGGAACGGGACGCGCTCCAGAGCTACAGCCTCGAGACGCTGTTAGAAGAGTTGGTCGACGAGTAAAACGGCGGTGATGAGCGGAGAGAAGACGAAAGTCGAAAGAGAATCGAAAAGAGGGATCGATTCCGCCGATCGCGTTTGCTCAGCCCATCTCGAGCCGGTTCAGGCTCGCTTCTGAATCTCTTCGCGAAGCAGTTGGCTCACCAGGTCCCCGTCGGCCTTCCCGCGGAGCGCGCCCATGCACTCGCCCATGAGACCGGAGAACGCCTGCATGCCCTCGTCTTCGACCTGAGCTTCGTTTCGTTCGACGACCTCGACGACGGCTTCGCGGACTTCTGCCTCGTCGGCGCCCCCGAGTCCGGCGTCTTCGGCGGCCTCCTCGGCGGTCCGATCCGGATCCTCCGCGAGGGCCGTCAGGAGGTCCGGCACGCCCTCGTTCGGCAGGTCGCCGTCCTCGACCAGCCGGAGGACGTCCGTCAGATGCCGCTCGGTCAGGTTCTCGACCGCCACGTCGTCACGGCGGAGTTCGGTCAGCGTCGACTCGAGCGTCGTCGCGGCCAGCGTCGGATCGACGCCGTCAGACGAGTCCGACGAGCCTCCGCTCGCGTCGCTCGCGGA
It contains:
- a CDS encoding HTH domain-containing protein — its product is MTEMSDADPAELTAVCHVRAPLLLEPIDEQIETLRACESEGAIDDLLLRSWPKEVALSDDSPHQEVLENYERFTRWAGERGVSVSPPFRERSTTSQVTGETRARLVTPLLCLELYADDDLIGVFPHTDDATEETYTTDEAIATLRTGDVPTPLGSAADADAAAESAATNTCPDCGGALIDGQGLFACGDCGWVGTVNSTGQYESRAEPARERDASPVTQ
- a CDS encoding DMT family transporter; protein product: MTLLDSVPDGYREAVLFSMLALCWGTSFVAIEVGLEHVPPLLFAGLRYAVAGAIVFGYAAVATDRTRPRDRSEWLAVTVAGVFVIALYHGLLYLGELYVPGAVAATLVSTAPILTVAFAGVVLPDERLAPAGVAGFVLGLVGVIAVVQPSPDALGGDVTVGAVLVFASAIMFALGSVLTRPIDSDLPLETLQAWAMLVGGAVLLGWAFLRGESVAAIDLTGTALLSYGYLTIVSGVFAFLLYFELLEHSGATQVNLVSYAEPVVAMGVSWIALGYVVDSLTLVGLVTILAGFVIIKRQALRALLRSAFGTGSSATS
- a CDS encoding Lrp/AsnC family transcriptional regulator, giving the protein MDDRDVRLLKAIAELETGSPERLHDATGIPVSTIHYRLNNLREEGIIENDRYEIDLEELGLGVTVLIQVHADYQGSYEEFADRLLTVEGVTNVYFTMGETDFIVIARLSDSGMVERLIAEFEQIEGVDRTDSTFVISAIEERDALQSYSLETLLEELVDE